The Parashewanella tropica genome window below encodes:
- a CDS encoding VOC family protein codes for MNFKVLVLSIAALSAGASTQVFAEDQQPFKRVMTQGLNHLGLTVKNLKRSSEFFIETLGWRKAGGYPDYPSIFVTDGSIFLTLWKTQNEAKIVEFDRKNNVGLHHLALSVASLEDLNQLHETFKSIKDVVIEFAPEPNGNSTTIHMMIREPSGNRLEFAYNPPRK; via the coding sequence ATGAATTTTAAAGTACTGGTACTATCAATTGCAGCATTGTCTGCAGGGGCTTCAACTCAAGTTTTCGCAGAAGATCAACAACCGTTTAAAAGAGTGATGACACAAGGGTTAAATCATTTAGGTTTAACGGTAAAGAACCTTAAGCGTTCATCGGAATTCTTTATTGAAACTTTGGGGTGGAGAAAAGCAGGGGGTTATCCTGATTATCCTTCAATTTTTGTAACGGATGGTTCTATCTTTCTAACATTATGGAAAACTCAAAATGAAGCTAAAATAGTTGAGTTTGATCGAAAGAATAATGTTGGTCTTCACCATTTAGCATTATCTGTAGCAAGCCTTGAAGATTTGAATCAACTACACGAAACATTTAAGTCCATTAAAGATGTGGTTATTGAATTTGCTCCAGAGCCGAATGGAAATAGCACAACAATCCATATGATGATCAGAGAACCCAGCGGTAATCGTTTAGAGTTTGCATACAATCCCCCTCGTAAGTAA
- the exaC gene encoding acetaldehyde dehydrogenase ExaC: MIYSAPGTKDAIVNFKPRYQNFIGGQWVEPSDGKYFQNISPVNGKSFCEIPRSNAKDIELALDAAHKAKDSWGTTSVTERSNLLLKIADRIEQNIEYLAVAETWDNGKAVRETLAADIPLAVDHFRYFAGCLRAQEGSIGEIDEKTVSYHFHEPLGVVGQIIPWNFPILMAAWKLGPALAAGNCVVLKPAEQTPASILLLVELIEDLLPAGVLNIVNGYGEEAGQALATSKRIAKIAFTGSTPVGSHILKCAAENIIPSTVELGGKSPNIFFKDVMDQEDEYLSKCIEGVVLAYFNQGEVCTCPSRLFVHEDIYSQFIEKVIERSKAIIRGNPLDTETMVGAQASQEQYDKIMGYIKIGREEGAEVLLGGEAESLDSEHSNGFYIKPTLLKGTNDMRIFQEEIFGPVISLCTFKDEAEVLELANSSEFGLGAGVWTRDMNLAYRMGRKIEAGRIWTNCYHMYPAHAAFGGYKKSGVGRETHKMALEHYQQTKNLLVSYDVNPLGFF, encoded by the coding sequence ATGATTTACTCTGCACCTGGTACCAAAGATGCCATTGTTAATTTTAAACCTAGGTATCAAAATTTCATTGGCGGTCAATGGGTTGAACCTAGTGATGGCAAATACTTTCAGAATATCAGCCCAGTTAATGGCAAATCTTTTTGTGAAATTCCCCGCTCAAATGCTAAAGACATAGAGCTAGCACTAGATGCAGCTCATAAAGCTAAAGACTCTTGGGGTACAACTTCTGTAACGGAGCGTTCTAATCTTTTACTAAAAATTGCAGACCGCATCGAGCAAAATATTGAATATCTAGCGGTAGCTGAAACTTGGGATAACGGTAAAGCAGTAAGAGAAACGCTAGCAGCCGATATACCACTTGCTGTTGATCATTTCAGATATTTTGCAGGTTGTTTACGCGCCCAAGAAGGCTCGATTGGCGAAATTGATGAAAAAACCGTTTCATATCATTTTCATGAACCATTAGGTGTTGTTGGACAAATCATCCCTTGGAACTTCCCTATTCTCATGGCGGCTTGGAAACTAGGTCCTGCTCTTGCCGCAGGCAATTGTGTTGTGCTCAAACCAGCCGAACAAACACCAGCATCTATTTTGCTGTTAGTTGAATTAATTGAAGACCTTCTTCCTGCTGGTGTGCTTAATATCGTAAATGGCTATGGCGAAGAAGCTGGACAAGCACTAGCCACCAGCAAACGTATTGCCAAAATAGCTTTTACAGGTTCAACACCTGTTGGTTCACACATCCTAAAATGCGCTGCAGAGAATATCATTCCATCGACTGTAGAGCTCGGCGGTAAATCACCCAATATTTTCTTTAAAGATGTAATGGATCAAGAAGATGAATATTTGAGTAAATGTATTGAAGGTGTTGTATTAGCTTATTTCAATCAAGGTGAAGTCTGTACCTGCCCGTCCCGCTTATTCGTCCATGAAGATATCTATTCTCAATTTATTGAAAAAGTTATTGAGCGCTCCAAGGCTATTATACGAGGAAACCCATTAGATACTGAGACCATGGTTGGTGCTCAAGCATCGCAAGAGCAGTACGATAAAATCATGGGTTACATAAAAATTGGACGTGAAGAAGGTGCCGAAGTTTTACTTGGTGGAGAGGCTGAATCATTAGATAGTGAGCATAGTAATGGTTTTTATATCAAACCTACCTTGCTAAAAGGTACAAATGATATGCGAATTTTCCAAGAAGAAATATTTGGACCTGTTATTTCACTTTGTACCTTTAAAGATGAAGCAGAAGTACTGGAGTTAGCAAATAGTTCTGAATTTGGATTAGGTGCAGGGGTTTGGACACGCGACATGAATCTTGCTTATCGAATGGGTCGTAAGATTGAAGCAGGTAGAATATGGACTAACTGTTATCATATGTATCCAGCCCATGCCGCATTTGGTGGGTATAAGAAGTCAGGTGTGGGACGTGAAACGCATAAAATGGCACTAGAACATTATCAGCAGACTAAAAACTTATTGGTGAGTTATGACGTTAATCCTTTAGGATTTTTCTAG
- a CDS encoding SURF1 family protein, with protein MLVSLGFWQLKRGDQNQRFEQNLRSRSQHQLSYSQIENTHKVAELTGYQTHLTLAPVSKPLLYLDNQIMGQQVGYEVYQVMQYQPNLPWVLVDLGFIAAFAERNNLPEVKPIERKMKVVGTLYHTDKNPFSSKLLPEIGKEVRIQNMNYKELSLFLGHSVLGIAVQAKQAVHSVDGRLLIKRIHKLAMPSSKNYGYAVQWFAMATTLAVIGLFSIFKRNRLDGDKIK; from the coding sequence TTGCTAGTTAGCCTAGGATTTTGGCAGCTAAAAAGGGGAGACCAAAATCAACGATTTGAACAGAACCTTAGAAGCAGAAGTCAACACCAATTAAGTTACTCGCAAATCGAAAATACACATAAAGTAGCGGAACTGACTGGTTACCAGACACACTTAACATTAGCTCCTGTATCTAAGCCACTACTCTATTTAGACAATCAAATCATGGGTCAACAGGTCGGTTACGAGGTTTATCAGGTTATGCAATATCAGCCTAATTTACCATGGGTGTTAGTTGATCTAGGTTTTATTGCGGCTTTTGCTGAGAGAAATAATCTACCAGAAGTGAAACCAATAGAGCGAAAAATGAAAGTAGTAGGGACTTTGTATCACACAGACAAAAACCCATTTAGTAGCAAATTGTTACCTGAAATAGGCAAAGAAGTTCGCATCCAAAACATGAACTATAAAGAACTTAGCCTTTTCCTAGGCCACTCGGTACTTGGCATTGCAGTACAAGCAAAACAAGCGGTTCACAGTGTTGATGGCCGTTTATTAATAAAAAGAATACATAAATTGGCCATGCCATCTTCAAAAAATTACGGGTACGCGGTGCAGTGGTTTGCCATGGCAACAACTTTGGCAGTAATTGGTTTGTTTAGTATTTTTAAAAGGAATCGGTTAGATGGTGACAAGATTAAGTAA
- a CDS encoding COX15/CtaA family protein: protein MKSKLLIGSAIILAFVVILMGAYTRLSNAGLSCPDWPQCYGHYTVPTQQQLQKNPNSSFQGDTVQPKKAWLEMIHRYLAGTLGLLVVLILLQSFFKRLTLRYLAVGLFAVIVFQAALGMWTVTMKLMPIVVMSHLIGGYCVISILWLIYLNFTSKPPAEGNRCSIGIRFHAVLALAALIIQIMLGGWTSTNYAALACTSLPICQGDWSNHLNFGQAFSVWQGIHNSYEFGVLNANARMTIHACHRIWAMVTAVILATLAFRLWAQSKAPLRRSGYWLIGLLLLQISLGVMNVLFQLPIGVAVSHNAGALLLLLCLIYINFHARRKVGSYE from the coding sequence ATGAAGTCTAAATTACTCATAGGTAGTGCAATCATACTGGCTTTTGTTGTGATTCTGATGGGGGCGTACACTCGTTTATCGAATGCTGGTTTAAGTTGCCCTGATTGGCCGCAATGTTATGGTCATTATACCGTTCCAACTCAGCAGCAATTACAGAAAAATCCAAATAGCTCATTTCAAGGCGATACGGTTCAGCCTAAAAAAGCATGGCTTGAAATGATCCATCGTTATCTTGCCGGCACTCTTGGTTTATTGGTTGTATTGATTTTACTCCAATCATTTTTTAAAAGGCTAACTCTACGGTATCTAGCCGTGGGCTTATTTGCCGTTATTGTGTTTCAGGCTGCATTAGGTATGTGGACAGTGACGATGAAACTTATGCCTATTGTAGTCATGTCTCATTTAATTGGCGGCTATTGCGTTATCTCCATACTGTGGCTCATATATCTTAATTTTACGAGTAAACCACCAGCCGAAGGTAATAGATGTTCAATAGGCATAAGGTTTCATGCTGTTTTGGCGCTTGCTGCACTGATAATTCAAATAATGTTAGGTGGGTGGACGTCCACTAATTACGCGGCACTAGCCTGTACGTCGTTACCGATATGTCAAGGTGACTGGAGTAATCACCTGAACTTCGGGCAAGCATTTTCAGTCTGGCAGGGGATTCACAACAGCTATGAATTTGGCGTTCTGAATGCTAATGCGCGGATGACGATACATGCTTGTCATCGGATTTGGGCAATGGTGACGGCTGTTATTCTAGCAACGTTAGCATTTAGGCTTTGGGCTCAATCTAAAGCACCATTAAGGAGAAGTGGTTATTGGTTAATAGGGCTACTTTTATTGCAAATAAGTTTAGGTGTAATGAACGTATTGTTTCAGTTACCTATTGGTGTAGCAGTGTCACATAACGCTGGAGCTTTATTATTGTTGCTTTGCCTAATCTATATCAATTTTCATGCTAGGCGCAAGGTTGGTAGCTATGAATAG
- a CDS encoding GNAT family N-acetyltransferase, giving the protein MILDKLFAWGKERGVSDFYLDVYSANDSAIKAYEKAGFQPSLLEMKLNLGENN; this is encoded by the coding sequence TTGATACTGGATAAACTCTTCGCTTGGGGTAAAGAACGTGGTGTCTCTGACTTTTACCTAGATGTTTACTCAGCAAACGATTCAGCCATAAAAGCTTATGAAAAAGCAGGCTTCCAACCGTCACTATTAGAAATGAAACTCAATTTAGGTGAGAATAATTGA
- the cyoE gene encoding heme o synthase, translating into MNREILVSNFSTIPFSWKDYLELTKPKVVALMLLTVVVGMCLSTPSRLPINLVISGLVGVAMMAASAAVINHVIDRDADLKMQRTHNRPIAQHRVSVFKASIFAAILGCCGFGVLNYLVNFLTAWLTCASLLGYAVVYTLYLKRATSQNIVIGGLAGAMPPLLGWTAITGSFNSNALLLVIIIFLWTPPHFWALAIAKKDEYAEADIPVLSVTHGIEYTKTSILLYTLLLWVACLLPVIVGMSGTVYLIGATLLSAMFFVKAWRLKFNSSRVSAMSVFRFSIYHLMILFIVLLIDHYL; encoded by the coding sequence ATGAATAGGGAGATACTTGTCAGCAATTTCTCAACAATCCCCTTTAGTTGGAAAGATTACCTAGAGCTTACAAAGCCTAAAGTGGTCGCGCTCATGTTGCTGACCGTTGTTGTAGGTATGTGCTTGTCTACACCCAGTCGATTACCGATTAATCTAGTGATTAGTGGTTTAGTGGGAGTGGCTATGATGGCTGCATCTGCAGCTGTGATTAATCATGTGATTGACAGAGATGCCGATTTAAAAATGCAGCGAACGCACAACAGGCCCATCGCACAGCATAGAGTCAGTGTGTTTAAGGCTTCAATATTTGCTGCGATTCTTGGTTGTTGTGGATTTGGGGTTCTCAATTATTTAGTCAATTTTCTAACAGCCTGGCTTACTTGTGCAAGCCTACTGGGCTATGCCGTGGTTTATACTTTGTATTTGAAAAGAGCAACGTCACAAAACATCGTGATTGGTGGTTTGGCTGGTGCAATGCCGCCACTACTCGGTTGGACGGCGATAACTGGGAGTTTTAACAGCAATGCGTTGCTGCTAGTAATCATAATCTTTTTATGGACCCCTCCTCATTTTTGGGCGCTTGCTATTGCCAAGAAAGATGAATACGCAGAAGCCGACATTCCTGTACTATCCGTTACTCATGGCATTGAGTACACCAAAACATCCATTCTCTTATACACCTTACTTTTATGGGTAGCATGCTTATTGCCTGTGATTGTCGGTATGAGCGGAACTGTTTATCTTATAGGCGCAACTTTATTAAGCGCAATGTTCTTTGTAAAAGCGTGGCGATTAAAGTTCAACTCGAGCAGAGTTTCTGCAATGTCTGTGTTCAGATTTTCTATTTATCATCTAATGATTCTTTTTATTGTGTTATTGATAGACCATTATTTGTAA
- a CDS encoding SCO family protein, giving the protein MKSKLFIICCLITFAVLGGGVAYYYQHQPLKLVTTTEYPIKSPVTKFYLMDQFEKPFTNANLQGKWTLFFVGYTSCPDICPTAMTKLAAAYPKLKKDYPFQIVFISVDPERDSPAKLKEYTSFFNKHFIAVTGIQSELFQLTRNLGMAYSKVGEGKNYLISHSATMTLVSPRGLKIGIVKPQIVPGRIAQIKNKDMEADVLKLMARYS; this is encoded by the coding sequence ATGAAATCAAAGTTATTTATTATCTGTTGCTTGATTACTTTTGCAGTGCTTGGTGGAGGTGTTGCATATTACTATCAACATCAGCCATTAAAATTGGTAACCACAACTGAATATCCAATAAAATCTCCAGTTACAAAGTTTTATTTGATGGATCAATTTGAGAAACCATTTACCAATGCAAATCTGCAGGGGAAATGGACATTATTTTTTGTTGGTTACACTTCCTGCCCTGATATCTGTCCCACCGCTATGACAAAATTGGCTGCTGCATATCCCAAGCTTAAAAAAGACTATCCATTTCAAATAGTGTTTATTTCAGTCGATCCTGAGCGTGACAGTCCTGCTAAGTTGAAAGAATACACATCATTTTTTAATAAACACTTTATCGCTGTTACTGGAATACAGTCTGAATTATTTCAGCTTACTAGAAATCTAGGAATGGCTTATTCCAAGGTAGGTGAAGGTAAAAATTATTTAATTAGCCATAGTGCAACAATGACATTAGTATCCCCAAGAGGCTTAAAAATTGGAATTGTAAAACCTCAAATTGTTCCTGGAAGGATAGCGCAGATCAAGAATAAAGATATGGAGGCAGATGTTCTTAAATTGATGGCTAGGTATAGCTAA
- a CDS encoding GNAT family N-acetyltransferase, with the protein MQVAYLADHQEYVSTIAKWYYDEWGNNGKTFTYDFIYNLGLSRSKNKGKLPYSFIIEDNNALVGVAELKYRENKHHPEYEHWVGGVYVCPNQRGKGYANILISKAKQLARELGIEQLYLQCDEHNIALYQKHGFVALHEAEHFGDITTIMVCEI; encoded by the coding sequence ATGCAAGTTGCTTACTTAGCAGATCATCAAGAATACGTCAGTACTATTGCCAAATGGTATTACGATGAATGGGGTAATAATGGAAAAACTTTTACTTATGATTTTATCTACAATCTAGGTTTGAGTAGGAGCAAAAACAAAGGAAAGCTCCCTTATTCATTTATTATTGAAGATAACAACGCTCTAGTTGGTGTAGCTGAGCTTAAATATAGAGAAAATAAGCATCATCCAGAATATGAGCATTGGGTTGGTGGCGTGTATGTTTGTCCAAATCAGCGTGGGAAGGGGTATGCGAATATTCTAATTTCTAAGGCAAAGCAATTGGCCAGAGAGCTTGGCATAGAGCAATTATATCTTCAATGTGATGAACATAATATTGCTCTTTATCAAAAGCATGGTTTTGTTGCTCTGCATGAGGCAGAACACTTTGGTGATATTACAACCATAATGGTTTGTGAAATATGA
- a CDS encoding helix-turn-helix domain-containing protein has translation MIREQLSELRKKPKVLVENKISFAASDTELSIYDTFEQADKIPLLSDQLLFCGMIAGKKIMHDNSADYQSQFLPHESFIIAPNNQVKIDFPEATNSEPTTCLAIEISTDRIKKVVEQLEKSEPLDKDYGYWGYRPNSIHTHHTSSTQHLLNRIVQVYIENHQDRNYMIDLAITELTIRLLREQTRSFILEHCTKDPETNGLNASVNYIVENLDAQLDVEQLCKLSCMSRTKFFTQFKTHFGCTPAAFQLQLRLKKAAELIKLGKSITAACFESGFSNTSHFSRCFKRFYAECPRSYQSKYCSVQF, from the coding sequence ATGATTCGTGAACAACTATCAGAATTACGAAAGAAACCTAAAGTGCTGGTTGAAAATAAGATAAGTTTTGCTGCTTCAGATACTGAACTGAGTATTTATGACACTTTTGAGCAAGCCGATAAAATTCCGCTCCTATCTGATCAATTGCTTTTTTGTGGAATGATTGCAGGTAAAAAAATCATGCATGACAACTCAGCTGATTATCAGAGTCAATTTTTACCCCACGAATCCTTTATCATTGCACCAAATAATCAGGTAAAAATTGACTTCCCAGAGGCGACAAATTCAGAGCCAACAACTTGCTTAGCGATCGAAATATCAACGGATCGTATTAAGAAGGTTGTAGAGCAGCTAGAGAAATCTGAACCGCTCGATAAAGATTATGGATATTGGGGTTACAGACCAAATTCAATTCATACACACCATACATCTTCAACACAGCATTTGCTTAACCGCATTGTTCAGGTTTACATAGAGAATCATCAAGATCGAAACTATATGATCGATCTTGCTATTACAGAGTTAACGATTCGTTTATTGAGGGAGCAAACTAGAAGCTTTATTTTGGAACACTGCACAAAAGATCCCGAGACCAATGGATTAAATGCATCAGTAAATTATATTGTTGAAAACTTAGACGCTCAGCTCGATGTTGAGCAGTTGTGTAAATTATCCTGTATGAGTAGAACAAAATTTTTTACTCAGTTTAAAACTCACTTCGGCTGCACTCCTGCGGCCTTTCAATTGCAGCTTAGATTAAAGAAAGCTGCGGAATTAATAAAGCTAGGAAAGTCGATTACGGCAGCGTGTTTTGAGTCAGGCTTTTCGAATACAAGTCACTTCAGTCGATGTTTCAAGCGGTTTTATGCCGAATGCCCTCGGAGTTACCAGTCAAAATATTGTTCTGTACAATTTTAA
- a CDS encoding cytochrome c oxidase subunit 3 has protein sequence MNSYAKYYVPEQSQWPIIGAIGLFCIAFGAGNFVMELNKGQATHGLYLLMAGVATILFMIVGWFRNVISESMSGLYSRQMDISFRQGMSWFIFSEVMFFGAFFGALFFVRVFSVPWLGGHDGGSTHQVLWPHFQAHWPLIVTPKGEKTQAMEWLGVPLVNTVILLTSSVTLHFAHISLENNKRKPLAVCLGLTILLGLCFLFFQAKEYHHAYTQMGLTLQSGVYGNTFFMLTGFHGLHVTLGTIFLIVLFCRVLKGHFTPKKHFAFQAGSWYWHFVDVVWLCLFVFVYVL, from the coding sequence ATGAACTCGTATGCAAAATATTATGTGCCAGAACAAAGTCAGTGGCCAATTATTGGTGCTATTGGTTTGTTTTGTATTGCTTTTGGCGCGGGCAATTTTGTGATGGAGTTAAATAAAGGGCAGGCCACTCATGGTCTGTATTTATTAATGGCTGGTGTTGCCACGATTCTCTTCATGATCGTTGGTTGGTTTCGTAATGTAATCTCAGAATCTATGTCCGGTTTGTATTCAAGGCAGATGGATATTTCATTTCGTCAGGGGATGAGCTGGTTTATTTTTTCAGAAGTCATGTTTTTTGGTGCTTTCTTTGGTGCTTTGTTTTTTGTAAGAGTATTTTCGGTTCCTTGGCTCGGTGGACATGATGGTGGTTCTACACACCAAGTTTTATGGCCTCATTTTCAAGCTCATTGGCCGTTAATTGTTACTCCAAAGGGAGAGAAAACCCAAGCTATGGAATGGTTAGGGGTGCCTTTGGTGAATACTGTGATCTTATTAACCTCATCAGTCACTTTGCATTTTGCGCATATCAGTTTGGAAAATAACAAACGCAAGCCGCTAGCTGTGTGTTTAGGCTTAACCATTTTACTAGGGCTGTGCTTTTTGTTTTTTCAAGCTAAAGAATACCATCACGCCTATACCCAAATGGGGTTAACACTCCAATCAGGGGTTTATGGTAATACCTTCTTTATGCTGACTGGATTTCACGGTTTACATGTCACTCTCGGGACTATATTTTTAATCGTGTTGTTTTGTCGAGTATTAAAAGGACACTTTACGCCTAAGAAGCATTTCGCATTTCAGGCGGGGAGTTGGTATTGGCATTTTGTCGATGTTGTTTGGCTGTGTTTATTCGTGTTTGTATATGTACTTTAA
- a CDS encoding cupin domain-containing protein, with translation MKQTKISIAKKLSKFSEHWSPKVIAEMNDYQFKLAKFKDEFTWHKHDDTDEVFLVIEGDMTIEFKDGQVELTSGEMCVVPKGVLHKPSAKNECSVMLIEPRGVINTGEEGELTAPNDVWI, from the coding sequence ATGAAACAAACAAAAATCAGTATTGCAAAAAAGTTGAGTAAGTTTTCAGAACATTGGTCTCCCAAGGTTATCGCTGAAATGAATGACTATCAGTTTAAATTGGCAAAATTTAAAGATGAATTCACTTGGCACAAACACGATGATACAGATGAGGTGTTTCTCGTTATTGAAGGCGATATGACCATTGAGTTTAAAGATGGGCAGGTTGAATTAACCAGTGGTGAGATGTGCGTCGTACCAAAAGGCGTTTTACACAAACCATCAGCAAAGAATGAGTGCTCTGTAATGCTTATCGAACCTAGAGGTGTGATCAATACAGGAGAAGAAGGGGAGTTAACAGCCCCAAATGATGTTTGGATATAG
- a CDS encoding IS3 family transposase (programmed frameshift): MPRYTRPKKTWFYPIDFKVKAVELSLRDDVMSKDIALALDIHPLMLSRWRKEYREGKFDNVQRYQSDSELMRKVPNKKELNKIKQLQKQVDRLQKENDLLKKATVSGGSSSERFKFIKDNGKNLGIKYLCNWLHVSRSGYYAWLKRPLPQHHLDDMQLLSKIQMTFEKSHQIYGSPRVYAALKRAGINTSRKRVARLMKKNGLKARGIKTYAKPAKTKLFYKAVENKRKDRANPTTINQLWSGDITYLKVGQHWHYLAVVLDVFSRRIIGWAFGKNKTTELTLKALKTALKNRKTDKTILFHTDRGAEYRAKVVQAFLKKHQIEPSMNRPGHCTDNAEVESFFHSMKGDIIRGNKFRTFNELLKPLKSYLNYFYNRQRLHSSLGYRTPVEFEQAVI, encoded by the exons ATGCCTAGATATACACGACCAAAAAAGACTTGGTTTTACCCTATCGATTTCAAAGTGAAAGCTGTCGAGTTAAGCTTGAGAGACGATGTCATGTCTAAGGATATTGCCCTAGCGTTAGACATTCACCCGCTTATGCTTTCCCGGTGGCGTAAAGAGTACCGCGAGGGCAAGTTCGATAATGTCCAGCGCTATCAAAGCGATAGTGAGCTTATGAGAAAAGTCCCTAACAAAAAAGAACTCAATAAAATCAAACAGCTTCAAAAACAAGTTGACCGCTTGCAAAAGGAGAATGATTTACTAAAAAAG GCAACGGTATCTGGCGGAAGTTCATCAGAACGATTTAAATTCATCAAAGACAACGGAAAAAACTTAGGCATTAAGTACCTGTGTAATTGGCTTCATGTATCACGTAGTGGCTATTACGCTTGGCTTAAACGTCCTTTACCTCAGCACCACTTAGATGACATGCAATTGCTATCTAAAATCCAAATGACGTTTGAAAAGAGCCATCAAATCTATGGAAGCCCAAGAGTTTACGCCGCATTAAAAAGAGCGGGCATCAATACCAGTAGGAAACGGGTCGCTCGTTTGATGAAAAAAAATGGGTTAAAAGCCAGAGGAATTAAAACGTATGCTAAGCCCGCTAAAACTAAACTGTTCTATAAAGCCGTTGAGAATAAAAGAAAAGATAGAGCTAATCCGACAACAATAAACCAACTATGGTCTGGAGATATTACTTATCTCAAAGTGGGTCAGCACTGGCATTATTTAGCGGTTGTCTTAGATGTCTTTTCTCGGCGTATCATAGGCTGGGCTTTTGGGAAAAATAAAACTACTGAGCTGACACTTAAAGCATTAAAGACTGCACTTAAAAACAGGAAGACTGATAAAACCATTTTGTTTCATACCGATAGAGGGGCTGAGTATCGAGCCAAAGTGGTTCAAGCATTTCTGAAAAAACACCAGATTGAGCCGAGTATGAATCGACCTGGTCACTGTACAGACAATGCGGAAGTTGAGTCATTTTTTCATTCTATGAAAGGTGACATCATTAGAGGGAATAAGTTTAGAACCTTCAATGAGTTACTGAAGCCTTTAAAGAGTTACTTAAACTATTTCTATAATAGACAACGCTTACATTCAAGCTTAGGATATAGAACGCCTGTCGAATTTGAACAGGCAGTAATTTAA
- a CDS encoding IS30 family transposase produces MKRTFTKQEREFVFDSWKSGLGFSDIAQIINSKPGSVFTILRDSGGIKPESRQRRSLHLTIEEREEIRAGLSAKKSIRAIARQLNRSPSTISREVQRNRGSRYYKAVDANNRAWRMARRPKLCLLEANTELQITVLKKLELNWSPEQISGWLKRTMSRRKSMQISAETIYKTIYYRKRNALHHSLVKHLRRGHSLRYSKKHSRKGERGTINIVNGVSIHERPRSVETRRTVGHWEGDLVTGSKNTHIATLVDRKSRYTIILKLKGKDAVSVNEALVDKFNKLPQELKKSLTWDRGMELAKHAELTERTGVPVYFCDPQSPWQRGLNENTNSLIRQYFPKKTCLRQHSQSRYSEVAEQLNNRPRKILGFKTPKQVIENSVALTS; encoded by the coding sequence ATGAAACGTACCTTTACCAAACAGGAGCGAGAGTTTGTCTTTGACTCTTGGAAATCAGGGCTTGGTTTTAGTGATATTGCTCAGATCATTAACTCTAAGCCTGGAAGTGTGTTTACTATACTCAGAGACTCAGGAGGCATAAAGCCAGAATCACGTCAGCGTAGGAGCTTACATTTAACAATTGAAGAGCGAGAAGAGATTCGAGCTGGCTTATCTGCTAAAAAGAGTATCCGTGCCATAGCTCGTCAATTAAATCGCTCGCCATCAACAATATCTAGGGAAGTACAGCGTAATCGAGGGAGTAGATATTACAAAGCCGTTGATGCTAACAACCGAGCGTGGAGAATGGCCAGACGCCCCAAGCTTTGTTTACTGGAAGCCAATACCGAACTTCAAATTACCGTCCTTAAAAAGTTAGAATTAAATTGGTCTCCAGAGCAGATATCGGGTTGGTTGAAGCGTACAATGTCCCGACGTAAATCAATGCAAATTTCCGCTGAAACTATATATAAAACCATTTATTACCGAAAGCGTAATGCGCTTCATCATTCCCTAGTAAAACACCTTCGTCGTGGTCATAGTTTACGGTATAGCAAAAAACACTCTCGTAAGGGCGAACGTGGCACCATTAATATAGTTAATGGCGTTTCCATCCACGAAAGACCAAGAAGTGTTGAGACAAGAAGAACTGTTGGGCATTGGGAGGGAGATTTAGTTACAGGTTCTAAAAATACGCATATCGCTACTCTAGTTGATAGGAAATCGCGCTATACGATCATATTAAAACTGAAGGGAAAAGACGCAGTATCTGTCAATGAAGCTCTTGTAGATAAATTTAATAAGCTACCACAAGAGCTAAAGAAGTCATTAACTTGGGATCGAGGAATGGAATTAGCAAAACATGCTGAACTAACGGAACGAACTGGTGTACCTGTTTATTTTTGTGATCCTCAAAGCCCTTGGCAAAGAGGTTTAAATGAAAATACTAATAGCCTGATTAGACAATACTTCCCTAAGAAGACATGTTTACGCCAACACTCTCAGAGTCGATACAGTGAAGTCGCAGAACAGTTAAATAACCGTCCTAGAAAAATACTGGGCTTTAAAACACCAAAACAGGTAATTGAAAATAGTGTTGCGTTGACAAGTTGA